ACCGCAGTTCTAGTCCGATTTTTATTGGCAAAGCAGCGCAGCAAGCGATGTCCCAAAATCCTAACTGGGAGGACAAGATTCATGTAAAAGTCTACGGAAACAGCTTCCCGGAATCTGTAGTACAAAAGGTGTTGCAAAATCAAAATCTGACAGATGTCGTTTCCGTCTTCGGTGCTTTACCCCACTCCCAAGCAATTCAAAATGCCAGACAAGCAGACCTTTTACTGATAACTTTGCCCAATCGAACAGATGGATCTTCTGGAGGACGGATTTCATGTAAAACTTACGAATATCTGATGAGCGATCGCCCAATTTTAGCAGCAGTACCTAAAGGTGAAAACTGGGATTATTTAAAGGATAAACCAGGAGTTTGGCTAGTTGAACCAACAGATACAGAAGCAATGGCTCAAGTAATTGCCCAAGTAGCCGCAGCAAAATTTTCAGGTAGTCCCCTGACATTTGATCGAACTGCTCTCCAACAAGAACTTAGCTACATAAACTTAGTTGAAAATTACTTCCAAATTTTAGACAAAGTTTGCTCAAATTCAACCGTTACTAACTAACTGACAATGTAAAAAGTTAATCATGAAAGTTATTCTCACTTGCAACACAGGCTTAGGTACAGGAGGACAGGGAGTTTGTTTAGCAAATGCAGCAGCAGGTTTTAACGAATTAGCAGATTTAACTGTAATTTGTGCAGATGTTAAAACACCTCAAACCGATTTCTCAGTTTATCCCGTCGGTTATTCTGCATCGAGCAGACGATTACTTGCTACACCGCTGCTGCGTCGTCGCAATGATTGGGCTGTACTGTTGAGCGATTTATATTTTGACAAACAAGTAAGCAAAAAATTACAACTCCTTCCCTGCGATTTAATTATGGGGGTAGCAGGTCAAACTCATCTAGCTTTTAAAACAGCTAAAGCAAAAGGTGCGAAGGCTTGGCTATATTGCCTCAATAATTATCTCCCCTTCATGCAAGAGCAAATTCAGCAAGAACTACAGTTTCTTGGAGAATCTACTGTAGCAACCATGAATCCAAAGATGCTGCAACGATTTTCACAGGAGTGTAAACAAGCTGATTTAATCGTAGTCCTTTCAAAGGTTGCTAAACAAACATTTATTGATGCAGGCTTTCCGGCAGATAAGATTGCTGTTCTTCCTCCATTTATTAATACTGAAAGGTTTTATCCCTCTCCTAAAACAGACTCAACTTTCCGTGGACTTTATGTAGGTACTATTGAACCGCGTAAAGGTGTTCAGTATTTAATCCCTGCCTTTTTGCAAGCTAAAATACCTAATTCTGAATTGTTATTAGTTGGAGGTACATCAACTCGTAAAATGCGACTTTTAGTAGAGAAAACACTAAGTCAAAATTCTCATATAAAACAGGAGTTTTGGAATTTTAATAGCCAAGATCCCCAACAAGTCTTTAGTCGGTGTTCAGTATTCATTTTGCCTTCTGTTGAAGATGGTTTTGGATTGGTAGCACTCGAAGCAATGGCGTGCGGACTTCCTGTAATTGTCACTTCTCATTGCGGTGCTGCTGACTTAATTGAAGATGGCGTTAATGGATTTATTGTACCACCCAGAGACGAAAAAGCTATTAGCGAAAAACTAGATTTTTTAGCTGCTAACGAATCGATTCGCATAGAAATGAGTAAAGCAGCCAGAAATACTGCCGTTA
This Tolypothrix sp. NIES-4075 DNA region includes the following protein-coding sequences:
- a CDS encoding glycosyltransferase family 4 protein, giving the protein MKVILTCNTGLGTGGQGVCLANAAAGFNELADLTVICADVKTPQTDFSVYPVGYSASSRRLLATPLLRRRNDWAVLLSDLYFDKQVSKKLQLLPCDLIMGVAGQTHLAFKTAKAKGAKAWLYCLNNYLPFMQEQIQQELQFLGESTVATMNPKMLQRFSQECKQADLIVVLSKVAKQTFIDAGFPADKIAVLPPFINTERFYPSPKTDSTFRGLYVGTIEPRKGVQYLIPAFLQAKIPNSELLLVGGTSTRKMRLLVEKTLSQNSHIKQEFWNFNSQDPQQVFSRCSVFILPSVEDGFGLVALEAMACGLPVIVTSHCGAADLIEDGVNGFIVPPRDEKAISEKLDFLAANESIRIEMSKAARNTAVTYTQELYKHNLCQIFDNYL